A genomic window from Anthonomus grandis grandis chromosome 2, icAntGran1.3, whole genome shotgun sequence includes:
- the LOC126750365 gene encoding uncharacterized protein LOC126750365 isoform X2 has product MEINTNLSCHICQKHFSSAWNFRRHLKAQHSYNECIPTEVSLQVVPLNDKETNTHNNIQCHLCAKKFATGFSLRRHLKSQHVNIEEDKPTKKQSIKVSHESQGNEEKKNCSNKNKGHKVLGIVKTSVKHVEFIPKPDQIVEVLLQSNNQGRESGNKSQEYGCLQDKTSSATQKHMKKHQKKQRNNGKKRLNQLRCLEEMCHFNCTRLKSLRYHLELKHNILQEVEVLQFESIEEFKKWKNQEESKCVAVWVKACGIKKNRQGAPIYYYCNRTGKRKVLAAAKRKRALKGQGSCKINASCTSALIIKHISQGVKVTYFKNHYGHEKKMAYISLSINDKNKIAQQLIQGIPYTQILNNIRESVDETFERIHLTTKNDIHNIAQAYNLHDTSIKDPNDAISIAMWVDEMQKSEKNPVILYKKQGELDSGLSLKKEDFLLGIMTRCQGQMLQKFGSGGIICMDATHGTNPYDFNLITVLVVDDYGEGFPVGFLFANREDYVVLKYFILALKSSIGNIRATTFMSDDADQYFAAWSSVMDVSDTKKLLCIWHIDRAWRSKISLIKDKSKQIEVYKMLCFLRQEPNANNFKASLGSFIEMLQMDQDLKVFGEYFLVNYARRSSTWAMCFRAGLSINTNMYLESMHKVLKYIYLKGTTCRRLDKTVHVLLKYIRDKQFGRIIKLEKGKITHKISKINKSHIAAVKADNIHIISVEDGWKIQSGNNFYLVKLNELGDHQCNLKCSSCMSCVHSYTCNCMDYVIHNNMCKHIHKLCMSETCNNSPMKITHHDNTTNNNDELQSHLLSLKQCNSSETIKKIREDISFMSTFDWPSVDDAALRKISGLLTSVKHNMINSQESSALITESSKHKVCPANKKITTQPRFFSTKLKKKPMAPKLAKPSQEEITEICSRFKELQENK; this is encoded by the exons ATGGAAATTAATACAAATCTATCATGTCATATTTGCCAAAAACACTTCTCTTCTGCATGGAATTTTAGAAGACATTTAAAGGCCCAACATAGTTATAATGAGTGTA tACCGACTGAAGTAAGTTTACAAGTTGTTCCATTGAATGATAAAGAAACTAATACTCACAACAATATCCAATGTCATTtatgtgcaaaaaaatttgccaCAGGTTTTAGCCTCAGAAGGCACTTAAAAAGTCAACATGTAAACATTGAAGAAGATAAACCCACCAAAAAGCAAAGCATTAAAGTTAGTCATGAAAGTCAAG gaaatgaagaaaaaaaaaattgttcaaacaaAAATAAGGGGCATAAAGTATTAGGAATTGTCAAAACTTCAGTGAAACATGTGGAATTCATTCCAAAACCAGATCAAATTGTTGAAGTTTTATTACAGAGCAATAACCAAGGTCGTGAAAGTGGAAACAAAAGTCAag aatatggCTGCTTACAGGATAAAACATCATCAGCTACACAAAAACATATGAAAAAACATcagaaaaaacaaagaaataatggaaaaaaaaggttaaatcaATTGAGATGCTTGGAAGAAATGTGCCATTTTAACTGTACTAGATTAAAAAGCCTTCGTTATCATTTAGAGTTGAAACATAATATTTTGCAAGAAGTGGAAGTACTACAGTTTGAAAGCATTGAAG aatttaaaaaatggaaaaatcagGAGGAAAGCAAATGTGTGGCAGTATGGGTAAAAGCAtgtggtattaaaaaaaatagacaaggTGCACctatttattactattgtaATCGAACTGGTAAAAGGAAAGTTTTGGCAGCAGCAAAAAGGAAACGTGCCCTAAAAGGGCAAGGCTCATGCAAAATTAATGCTTCCTGTACTTCAGCCCTGATAATTAAGCATATTTCTCAAGGTGTAAAAGtaacctattttaaaaatcattatgggcatgaaaaaaaaatggcctaTATTTCATTATccataaatgataaaaataagatAGCACAACAATTGATACaag gcattCCTTAcacacaaatattaaataatattcggGAAAGTGTGGATGAAACTTTTGAAAGGATTCACTTGACCACTAAGAATGACATCCATAATATTGCCCAAGCTTACAATTTACATGATACATCCATAAAGGATCCCAATGATGCCATAAGCATTGCCATGTGGGTTGATGAAatgcaaaaatcagaaaaaaatcctgtaattttatataagaagCAAGGAGAATTGGACTCAggattgtctttaaaaaaagagGATTTTTTGTTGGGAATCATGACAAGATGCCAAGGTCAGATGCTACAAAAATTTGGGTCTGGAGGCATTATTTGTATGGATGCAACGCATGGAACTAATccttatgattttaatttaattactgttTTGGTGGTCGATGATTATGGTGAAGGCTTTCCTGTTGGATTTTTGTTTGCTAATAGGGAGGATTAtgtagtattaaaatattttattttggcttTAAAAAGTAGCATAGGAAATATAAGAGCAACTACATTTATGAGTGACGATGCCGACCAATATTTTGCTGCATGGAGTTCTGTAATGGATGTTTCTGATACCAAAAAGCTTTTATGCATATGGCATATCGACAGAGCTTGGCGttccaaaatatcattaattaaagataaatcaaaacaaattgAG GTTTATAAGATGTTGTGTTTCCTTCGGCAAGAaccaaatgcaaataattttaaagcatcATTAGGAAGCTTTATTGAAATGTTACAAATGGATCAAGATCTAAAAGTTTTTGGTGAATACTTCCTGGTCAATTATGCAAGAAGATCCTCAACATGGGCTATGTGTTTCCGAGCTGGCTTATCTATTAACACGAATATGTATTTGGAATCCATGCACAAAGTGCTGAAATACATATATctaaaag GGACAACTTGCAGGAGATTGGACAAAACTGTGCATGTACTATTAAAGTATATCAGAGACAAGCAATTCGGTAGGATTATAAAGCtggaaaaaggaaaaataacacACAAAATCAGCAAAATTAACAAAAGTCATATTGCAGCAGTAAAAGCagataatatacatataataagtGTTGAAGATGGTTGGAAAATTCAATCTGGGAATAATTTCTATCTTGTGAAATTGAATGAATTAGGTGATCATCAGTGCAATTTAAAATGTTCTTCATGTATGTCATGTGTTCATTCTTACACCTGTAACTGTATGGATTACGTAATACACAACAACATGTGCAAACATATACATAAATTGTGCATGAGCGAAACTTGTAATAATAGCCCAATGAAGATAACTCATCATGATAATACAACAAACAATAATGATGAACTGCAAAGCCACCTTCTTAGTTTAAAACAATGTAATAGTTCTGAAACCATCAAGAAAATAAGGGAAGATATCAGTTTTATGTCTACTTTTGACTGGCCATCAGTTGATGATGCTGCGTTAAGAAAAATTAGTGGCCTCCTAACATCAGTTAAGCATAATATGATAAATAGTCAAGAATCATCAGCTCTAATAACAGAATCTAGTAAACACAAAGTTTGTCCTGCTAACAAGAAAATCACTACACAACCTCG gTTCTTTTCtacaaaactaaagaaaaagcCGATGGCTCCCAAACTGGCAAAGCCTTCACAAGAAGAAATTACAGAAATATGCTCAAGATTCAAAGAGTTGCAAGAGAATAAATGA
- the LOC126750365 gene encoding uncharacterized protein LOC126750365 isoform X3: protein MKKHQKKQRNNGKKRLNQLRCLEEMCHFNCTRLKSLRYHLELKHNILQEVEVLQFESIEEFKKWKNQEESKCVAVWVKACGIKKNRQGAPIYYYCNRTGKRKVLAAAKRKRALKGQGSCKINASCTSALIIKHISQGVKVTYFKNHYGHEKKMAYISLSINDKNKIAQQLIQGIPYTQILNNIRESVDETFERIHLTTKNDIHNIAQAYNLHDTSIKDPNDAISIAMWVDEMQKSEKNPVILYKKQGELDSGLSLKKEDFLLGIMTRCQGQMLQKFGSGGIICMDATHGTNPYDFNLITVLVVDDYGEGFPVGFLFANREDYVVLKYFILALKSSIGNIRATTFMSDDADQYFAAWSSVMDVSDTKKLLCIWHIDRAWRSKISLIKDKSKQIESHSDCYFKVYKMLCFLRQEPNANNFKASLGSFIEMLQMDQDLKVFGEYFLVNYARRSSTWAMCFRAGLSINTNMYLESMHKVLKYIYLKGTTCRRLDKTVHVLLKYIRDKQFGRIIKLEKGKITHKISKINKSHIAAVKADNIHIISVEDGWKIQSGNNFYLVKLNELGDHQCNLKCSSCMSCVHSYTCNCMDYVIHNNMCKHIHKLCMSETCNNSPMKITHHDNTTNNNDELQSHLLSLKQCNSSETIKKIREDISFMSTFDWPSVDDAALRKISGLLTSVKHNMINSQESSALITESSKHKVCPANKKITTQPRFFSTKLKKKPMAPKLAKPSQEEITEICSRFKELQENK from the exons ATGAAAAAACATcagaaaaaacaaagaaataatggaaaaaaaaggttaaatcaATTGAGATGCTTGGAAGAAATGTGCCATTTTAACTGTACTAGATTAAAAAGCCTTCGTTATCATTTAGAGTTGAAACATAATATTTTGCAAGAAGTGGAAGTACTACAGTTTGAAAGCATTGAAG aatttaaaaaatggaaaaatcagGAGGAAAGCAAATGTGTGGCAGTATGGGTAAAAGCAtgtggtattaaaaaaaatagacaaggTGCACctatttattactattgtaATCGAACTGGTAAAAGGAAAGTTTTGGCAGCAGCAAAAAGGAAACGTGCCCTAAAAGGGCAAGGCTCATGCAAAATTAATGCTTCCTGTACTTCAGCCCTGATAATTAAGCATATTTCTCAAGGTGTAAAAGtaacctattttaaaaatcattatgggcatgaaaaaaaaatggcctaTATTTCATTATccataaatgataaaaataagatAGCACAACAATTGATACaag gcattCCTTAcacacaaatattaaataatattcggGAAAGTGTGGATGAAACTTTTGAAAGGATTCACTTGACCACTAAGAATGACATCCATAATATTGCCCAAGCTTACAATTTACATGATACATCCATAAAGGATCCCAATGATGCCATAAGCATTGCCATGTGGGTTGATGAAatgcaaaaatcagaaaaaaatcctgtaattttatataagaagCAAGGAGAATTGGACTCAggattgtctttaaaaaaagagGATTTTTTGTTGGGAATCATGACAAGATGCCAAGGTCAGATGCTACAAAAATTTGGGTCTGGAGGCATTATTTGTATGGATGCAACGCATGGAACTAATccttatgattttaatttaattactgttTTGGTGGTCGATGATTATGGTGAAGGCTTTCCTGTTGGATTTTTGTTTGCTAATAGGGAGGATTAtgtagtattaaaatattttattttggcttTAAAAAGTAGCATAGGAAATATAAGAGCAACTACATTTATGAGTGACGATGCCGACCAATATTTTGCTGCATGGAGTTCTGTAATGGATGTTTCTGATACCAAAAAGCTTTTATGCATATGGCATATCGACAGAGCTTGGCGttccaaaatatcattaattaaagataaatcaaaacaaattgAG TCTCATTCTGATTGTTATTTTAAGGTTTATAAGATGTTGTGTTTCCTTCGGCAAGAaccaaatgcaaataattttaaagcatcATTAGGAAGCTTTATTGAAATGTTACAAATGGATCAAGATCTAAAAGTTTTTGGTGAATACTTCCTGGTCAATTATGCAAGAAGATCCTCAACATGGGCTATGTGTTTCCGAGCTGGCTTATCTATTAACACGAATATGTATTTGGAATCCATGCACAAAGTGCTGAAATACATATATctaaaag GGACAACTTGCAGGAGATTGGACAAAACTGTGCATGTACTATTAAAGTATATCAGAGACAAGCAATTCGGTAGGATTATAAAGCtggaaaaaggaaaaataacacACAAAATCAGCAAAATTAACAAAAGTCATATTGCAGCAGTAAAAGCagataatatacatataataagtGTTGAAGATGGTTGGAAAATTCAATCTGGGAATAATTTCTATCTTGTGAAATTGAATGAATTAGGTGATCATCAGTGCAATTTAAAATGTTCTTCATGTATGTCATGTGTTCATTCTTACACCTGTAACTGTATGGATTACGTAATACACAACAACATGTGCAAACATATACATAAATTGTGCATGAGCGAAACTTGTAATAATAGCCCAATGAAGATAACTCATCATGATAATACAACAAACAATAATGATGAACTGCAAAGCCACCTTCTTAGTTTAAAACAATGTAATAGTTCTGAAACCATCAAGAAAATAAGGGAAGATATCAGTTTTATGTCTACTTTTGACTGGCCATCAGTTGATGATGCTGCGTTAAGAAAAATTAGTGGCCTCCTAACATCAGTTAAGCATAATATGATAAATAGTCAAGAATCATCAGCTCTAATAACAGAATCTAGTAAACACAAAGTTTGTCCTGCTAACAAGAAAATCACTACACAACCTCG gTTCTTTTCtacaaaactaaagaaaaagcCGATGGCTCCCAAACTGGCAAAGCCTTCACAAGAAGAAATTACAGAAATATGCTCAAGATTCAAAGAGTTGCAAGAGAATAAATGA
- the LOC126750365 gene encoding uncharacterized protein LOC126750365 isoform X1 produces MEINTNLSCHICQKHFSSAWNFRRHLKAQHSYNECIPTEVSLQVVPLNDKETNTHNNIQCHLCAKKFATGFSLRRHLKSQHVNIEEDKPTKKQSIKVSHESQGNEEKKNCSNKNKGHKVLGIVKTSVKHVEFIPKPDQIVEVLLQSNNQGRESGNKSQEYGCLQDKTSSATQKHMKKHQKKQRNNGKKRLNQLRCLEEMCHFNCTRLKSLRYHLELKHNILQEVEVLQFESIEEFKKWKNQEESKCVAVWVKACGIKKNRQGAPIYYYCNRTGKRKVLAAAKRKRALKGQGSCKINASCTSALIIKHISQGVKVTYFKNHYGHEKKMAYISLSINDKNKIAQQLIQGIPYTQILNNIRESVDETFERIHLTTKNDIHNIAQAYNLHDTSIKDPNDAISIAMWVDEMQKSEKNPVILYKKQGELDSGLSLKKEDFLLGIMTRCQGQMLQKFGSGGIICMDATHGTNPYDFNLITVLVVDDYGEGFPVGFLFANREDYVVLKYFILALKSSIGNIRATTFMSDDADQYFAAWSSVMDVSDTKKLLCIWHIDRAWRSKISLIKDKSKQIESHSDCYFKVYKMLCFLRQEPNANNFKASLGSFIEMLQMDQDLKVFGEYFLVNYARRSSTWAMCFRAGLSINTNMYLESMHKVLKYIYLKGTTCRRLDKTVHVLLKYIRDKQFGRIIKLEKGKITHKISKINKSHIAAVKADNIHIISVEDGWKIQSGNNFYLVKLNELGDHQCNLKCSSCMSCVHSYTCNCMDYVIHNNMCKHIHKLCMSETCNNSPMKITHHDNTTNNNDELQSHLLSLKQCNSSETIKKIREDISFMSTFDWPSVDDAALRKISGLLTSVKHNMINSQESSALITESSKHKVCPANKKITTQPRFFSTKLKKKPMAPKLAKPSQEEITEICSRFKELQENK; encoded by the exons ATGGAAATTAATACAAATCTATCATGTCATATTTGCCAAAAACACTTCTCTTCTGCATGGAATTTTAGAAGACATTTAAAGGCCCAACATAGTTATAATGAGTGTA tACCGACTGAAGTAAGTTTACAAGTTGTTCCATTGAATGATAAAGAAACTAATACTCACAACAATATCCAATGTCATTtatgtgcaaaaaaatttgccaCAGGTTTTAGCCTCAGAAGGCACTTAAAAAGTCAACATGTAAACATTGAAGAAGATAAACCCACCAAAAAGCAAAGCATTAAAGTTAGTCATGAAAGTCAAG gaaatgaagaaaaaaaaaattgttcaaacaaAAATAAGGGGCATAAAGTATTAGGAATTGTCAAAACTTCAGTGAAACATGTGGAATTCATTCCAAAACCAGATCAAATTGTTGAAGTTTTATTACAGAGCAATAACCAAGGTCGTGAAAGTGGAAACAAAAGTCAag aatatggCTGCTTACAGGATAAAACATCATCAGCTACACAAAAACATATGAAAAAACATcagaaaaaacaaagaaataatggaaaaaaaaggttaaatcaATTGAGATGCTTGGAAGAAATGTGCCATTTTAACTGTACTAGATTAAAAAGCCTTCGTTATCATTTAGAGTTGAAACATAATATTTTGCAAGAAGTGGAAGTACTACAGTTTGAAAGCATTGAAG aatttaaaaaatggaaaaatcagGAGGAAAGCAAATGTGTGGCAGTATGGGTAAAAGCAtgtggtattaaaaaaaatagacaaggTGCACctatttattactattgtaATCGAACTGGTAAAAGGAAAGTTTTGGCAGCAGCAAAAAGGAAACGTGCCCTAAAAGGGCAAGGCTCATGCAAAATTAATGCTTCCTGTACTTCAGCCCTGATAATTAAGCATATTTCTCAAGGTGTAAAAGtaacctattttaaaaatcattatgggcatgaaaaaaaaatggcctaTATTTCATTATccataaatgataaaaataagatAGCACAACAATTGATACaag gcattCCTTAcacacaaatattaaataatattcggGAAAGTGTGGATGAAACTTTTGAAAGGATTCACTTGACCACTAAGAATGACATCCATAATATTGCCCAAGCTTACAATTTACATGATACATCCATAAAGGATCCCAATGATGCCATAAGCATTGCCATGTGGGTTGATGAAatgcaaaaatcagaaaaaaatcctgtaattttatataagaagCAAGGAGAATTGGACTCAggattgtctttaaaaaaagagGATTTTTTGTTGGGAATCATGACAAGATGCCAAGGTCAGATGCTACAAAAATTTGGGTCTGGAGGCATTATTTGTATGGATGCAACGCATGGAACTAATccttatgattttaatttaattactgttTTGGTGGTCGATGATTATGGTGAAGGCTTTCCTGTTGGATTTTTGTTTGCTAATAGGGAGGATTAtgtagtattaaaatattttattttggcttTAAAAAGTAGCATAGGAAATATAAGAGCAACTACATTTATGAGTGACGATGCCGACCAATATTTTGCTGCATGGAGTTCTGTAATGGATGTTTCTGATACCAAAAAGCTTTTATGCATATGGCATATCGACAGAGCTTGGCGttccaaaatatcattaattaaagataaatcaaaacaaattgAG TCTCATTCTGATTGTTATTTTAAGGTTTATAAGATGTTGTGTTTCCTTCGGCAAGAaccaaatgcaaataattttaaagcatcATTAGGAAGCTTTATTGAAATGTTACAAATGGATCAAGATCTAAAAGTTTTTGGTGAATACTTCCTGGTCAATTATGCAAGAAGATCCTCAACATGGGCTATGTGTTTCCGAGCTGGCTTATCTATTAACACGAATATGTATTTGGAATCCATGCACAAAGTGCTGAAATACATATATctaaaag GGACAACTTGCAGGAGATTGGACAAAACTGTGCATGTACTATTAAAGTATATCAGAGACAAGCAATTCGGTAGGATTATAAAGCtggaaaaaggaaaaataacacACAAAATCAGCAAAATTAACAAAAGTCATATTGCAGCAGTAAAAGCagataatatacatataataagtGTTGAAGATGGTTGGAAAATTCAATCTGGGAATAATTTCTATCTTGTGAAATTGAATGAATTAGGTGATCATCAGTGCAATTTAAAATGTTCTTCATGTATGTCATGTGTTCATTCTTACACCTGTAACTGTATGGATTACGTAATACACAACAACATGTGCAAACATATACATAAATTGTGCATGAGCGAAACTTGTAATAATAGCCCAATGAAGATAACTCATCATGATAATACAACAAACAATAATGATGAACTGCAAAGCCACCTTCTTAGTTTAAAACAATGTAATAGTTCTGAAACCATCAAGAAAATAAGGGAAGATATCAGTTTTATGTCTACTTTTGACTGGCCATCAGTTGATGATGCTGCGTTAAGAAAAATTAGTGGCCTCCTAACATCAGTTAAGCATAATATGATAAATAGTCAAGAATCATCAGCTCTAATAACAGAATCTAGTAAACACAAAGTTTGTCCTGCTAACAAGAAAATCACTACACAACCTCG gTTCTTTTCtacaaaactaaagaaaaagcCGATGGCTCCCAAACTGGCAAAGCCTTCACAAGAAGAAATTACAGAAATATGCTCAAGATTCAAAGAGTTGCAAGAGAATAAATGA